The Trichoplusia ni isolate ovarian cell line Hi5 unplaced genomic scaffold, tn1 tig00002396, whole genome shotgun sequence genomic interval GCAGCGAGGCGCAGCTGTGGCTGTGCTTGCGGCagctgctgctggagccgcgACTCAACCACTACTACACCATCGATGAATGCCGGCGTAGTGCCTTTTGTAGGGTAAGCCGTTACTATAATATTTCCATGTATTATCAAATAATCAGAAACTATGTAAACTACGAAATGACTGATGGGTTTTTCTTCCCAAATGTCCTCCtcttgttttgatattttattttgcatcaatttctcaagttttttttttataaaaatcctaTCTActtactaaaaacatttatgtatttacagtTGCAAGCCAAGATGTCAGAGTCGATGCTGGACCAGATCCCACCGCTGGCGACCTGAAGATGTTCCTATGCCGGCTGGCCGTGGGCGACTACTCCAGCTTGCACAACCGCACCAACGGCGTCAAGAATCCTGGATGTACCCTCATCGAACTAGTGCCACAAGTATGgcctgaaatattttatttagatttcataaaaaattacaCGGACgtgcacaatttttttttgctaaactTCGCTTTTAATCCGGTCTCCAATGTTCTCAGATAAAAGATGCCTGCCTAAAGAAAGTCCACAAGCGCACCAAGACATTAGCTAAGGCCCAATTGGAGTTGTTTCATATGGACGGGTCGGAGGAGTCGCGCAACATGGCCAAGCGCCTGCTGGAGTCCTACACCAGCGACGCCGCACTCGCGCTGGACAGCGGCGGCGCTAAGTGCGCTAAATGTGGAGACAAGGCCACTAAGAAGTGCTCCAGATGTAAGACTGAGTGGTATTGTGGCAGGTCAGTGTTGCGATACGGTACATGAGATCATATTAAGACTTGGCAATACTATAATAAACAAAGTTCAACATATCCATTTACTGCCTTAAGTATGGATGTACTTTTATATAGATTTCTTGCTTTTCAGGGAATGCCAAGTGCAACAATGGCCGAAGCACAAGGAGATATGCGATCAGTTTGCTAAGATTTGTGTGTAAAACTATTATTGGTATCAACAATATATAAAATGCGCTTGTTCAGCGTACGTACAAGTTAGTTAGATACGAGTGACtagacaaaataatgtttgtatggAATGTTTGCTTTgtttaatgtaactttaattATGTCCTATTTatgattcttatttaaataaaaatgaataacagAATTCTACATTCAGTTTGTGTgtaaacaatagttttaaaatcgaacGAGAAATTTTAGCGAGGATTTTTGGCCGGAAGAAAAAGATAGTGtaatttttttggattttttatttgtaaacttatAACACTAGGTGGCTTAGCTTGAGGACTTGAGGTAGTCCTTGAGCACGTCCAACGCTGGCGTCTCCTCACCGAAGTCCTGTAAAAAAGTAGCAATTGAAAGATTGTCTTAACTGAACATATTAtggtaataaatgtaataatagcATCAGTTGCATTAGAGCAGTAACATATACAAGAAAGACACCAGCTAAGAGgcatttaaaaatgtgaaactTGTGACCCTTGGGCACATTTTGTTAAGTGTCAAAAtggttaattattttgtaatgaaaatgtttgagTGATAGGAAAGTTGCCCGTGCAAGTAGCACGACACCATAGGGTCACTCGATTTAATGTTGCGCTGTTATTTCGTCACTAGCAACGATGAATATTGATAGTGTTCGTGCTGAGCGCAACATATTGCAAATTATcaactaattacaataaataatggCATAATTTCGAGATGAGAGACTAAAATTTGTTATCTTATTTTGATAAGTCGTGAGTTGCTTACCTTGATTACTACGCATGAGCAGCCGACAATTTTCCTGGCTTTGCCATCTTTGTCGATTTTGCAGAGACCCGCCCATTCACCGAGCTTCTTGTTGTTGTCAACCTGAATTACACAATAGTTTTATGAATACACATGAGTTAAAAGTATAATAGTGTAAGGCAGATCGTATGAAACAGGAATGTTAATGTTTGGGTGCTAGGAAAGTTGATCCCTCATGTTGAAGGTCACCATAGGGGCACACAGTTTACTTTGCGCTCCTTTTGCGAGACCAGCATGGGGCTGGCACCGCTCGTGCGGAGCGCAATAACTTAATTTAGAGCAGACAGgcccttaaaaataattataatgctgTAATAGTTTTTTTGACAATATATTAGTCAACCACTTATATTTTTCATGGTTATTTGTCTGAACATCCATCTTTTAAgtaatactttgaaaaaaatcattaccTTCACAAGTGGGATCTGGTGCTCGTTGCAGAGAGCCTGGACCAGCTTCTTGTATGCAGCTTCATCACAGTTCTCAGCGAGAACGCACAGTACTGCTTGCCTCCTGGTAATGACAATTATACATTTAGCAAGACAGATTTAAAgtcaaatataaacattaaagctTGCAGATGTGTTACCTGTTTGGAAGTGAAAAAATTTGAGCATTATATTTCTGGCAACACAAGATTTGAGATGACAATTAATGAAATGTGGCACATATGGGAGGCCACAATGTTTACATTTAGAACAGTGTGGTACTATGCATGTGCGTCACTGTTAGCATCAGAGTGAATCCCACACAGTTGTCACCACATGAGATATTTCCACACAGCATGGAACTAGAACAGTGCCACACTGCATGAATATTGGGTTAAGTTCCAATGCTCAGtgtttactaaattaaaattcccACATGGTTATGGTATGTCATATTGaacagttaattttttttaatggtccAGAcac includes:
- the LOC113507540 gene encoding zinc finger MYND domain-containing protein 10-like, with translation MFLCRLAVGDYSSLHNRTNGVKNPGCTLIELVPQIKDACLKKVHKRTKTLAKAQLELFHMDGSEESRNMAKRLLESYTSDAALALDSGGAKCAKCGDKATKKCSRCKTEWYCGRECQVQQWPKHKEICDQFAKICV
- the LOC113507539 gene encoding 40S ribosomal protein S12-like — its product is MADVEVEVPVNPVLSGGAMDVNTALQEVLKTALIHGGLVHGLHEAAKALDKRQAVLCVLAENCDEAAYKKLVQALCNEHQIPLVKVDNNKKLGEWAGLCKIDKDGKARKIVGCSCVVIKDFGEETPALDVLKDYLKSSS